A window of the Prosthecobacter debontii genome harbors these coding sequences:
- a CDS encoding efflux RND transporter permease subunit, which produces MISSILEFSLKNRLLVIMGALLLMSAGIFSALHLPVDAVPDITNTQVQVNTAVPGLAPEETEKLVTYPLELALAGIQGVEEFRSLTKSGLSQLTLVFRDGTDIFRARQLVSERLVQVELPAGLSPEMSPISTGLGEILYYTLDYQKEASQRNQSRERQLMDLRDAHEYIVKPFLRTIPGVAEVNSSGGYERQLVILPKPAALMNAGLTFGELADIIAKNVDNAGGGVIERGIDRVLIRSVTKVASVQDIAQLPVKFAAGVEPIRVKDLAEVGIGSNVRTGCAVENGEEAVLGTVMMLVGENSRIISKRVEEKLQELQKKLPEGLVIRIQYARSEVVDRTIETVQHNLFEGAILVIAVLLMLLGNWRAALIVALAIPLSFLFALIGMTFGGVSGNLMSLGAVDFGLIIDGAVVMVENIVRVLGEKQHELGRKLTPKERLDAVRDAGAQVGSPMFFGVLIITLVYLPILALTGIEGKMFHPMAITVMLALGGALVLALTLMPALCSLLLTGSISEKDNFLMRWAKAAYAPMLHAAWSGRWGVLGGVAALLVLTAWTFVGLKQEFVPTLNEGSWTAMVYQPANTSLKTSLERCIKTQRYLVDQVPEVTRTFARVGTSEVATDPMSPGEYDLYIFYKPQSAWRQENGKPVSRDRLAELIREELAREVPEQDYDFAQPIQMRFNEMLEGSRADLAVRIFGDDYDVMEKIGEEVKSILEGMTGTNNAEFETQGRVPVMEVRADRAAMLKYNVEAGEINAAITGAMAGNVTGTLMEHDRRRSIVVRLPENLRNDSQVIKTLPVRTQDGSLITLDRLADLVEVPQVDAIGREDGHRRVGLNVDLAGGVDAEAYVTEARSKIAQQVKLPEGYRVDFGGQFEHLQEARARLAIVVPLALALIFVLIHASFKSVVQTLIIYTGIPLAITGGVLALWMRGLPFSISAAIGFIALCGVAVLNGVVLISCFNQLRNEGRNAEEAVHEGSLQRLRPVMMTALVASLGFIPMAISEGAGAEVQRPLATVVIGGIVSSTFLTLFLLPVLYRWGVKDRPAETHRKAGRPAQNVSLLHVQPV; this is translated from the coding sequence ATGATCTCCTCCATCCTTGAGTTCTCGTTAAAAAACCGGCTTCTCGTCATCATGGGAGCGCTCCTCCTTATGAGTGCCGGTATCTTCTCGGCCCTGCATCTGCCTGTGGATGCTGTTCCTGACATCACCAATACGCAGGTACAGGTGAACACCGCAGTGCCTGGCCTGGCTCCCGAGGAGACGGAAAAGCTGGTGACCTACCCTCTTGAACTCGCCTTGGCTGGCATTCAAGGTGTGGAAGAATTTCGTTCTTTAACCAAGTCTGGACTTTCCCAACTCACCCTCGTGTTTCGGGATGGCACGGACATTTTTAGGGCGCGTCAGTTAGTCAGTGAGCGGCTGGTGCAGGTTGAGTTGCCCGCAGGGTTGAGCCCAGAGATGTCGCCGATCAGCACCGGCCTCGGGGAGATCCTCTACTACACCTTAGATTATCAAAAGGAGGCATCGCAGCGAAACCAATCTCGCGAGCGTCAACTCATGGATTTGAGGGATGCCCACGAGTACATCGTGAAGCCTTTTCTACGCACCATTCCCGGGGTTGCCGAGGTGAATAGCAGCGGGGGTTATGAGCGGCAGTTGGTCATTTTGCCCAAACCCGCCGCCCTCATGAATGCGGGCCTCACCTTTGGTGAGTTGGCCGATATCATTGCCAAGAATGTCGATAACGCCGGTGGTGGAGTGATCGAACGTGGAATAGATCGAGTCTTGATCCGCAGTGTCACTAAAGTGGCCAGTGTTCAAGACATCGCTCAACTTCCGGTGAAATTTGCCGCAGGTGTGGAGCCTATCCGGGTGAAGGACCTCGCTGAGGTCGGTATCGGCAGTAATGTCCGCACTGGCTGCGCAGTGGAGAATGGTGAGGAAGCCGTGCTTGGAACGGTGATGATGCTGGTAGGTGAAAACAGCCGCATCATCAGCAAGAGGGTCGAGGAAAAGCTGCAGGAACTCCAAAAGAAACTCCCGGAGGGACTGGTGATCCGCATCCAGTATGCACGCAGCGAGGTCGTGGATCGCACCATCGAGACCGTCCAACACAATCTCTTCGAGGGTGCTATTCTGGTCATTGCTGTGTTGCTGATGTTGTTAGGCAATTGGCGTGCAGCTCTTATCGTCGCTTTGGCCATTCCTCTCTCCTTCCTGTTCGCCCTCATCGGCATGACTTTTGGAGGTGTATCGGGGAACTTGATGTCTTTAGGCGCGGTGGACTTCGGCCTCATCATCGATGGGGCCGTGGTAATGGTTGAAAACATCGTTCGCGTCTTGGGCGAAAAACAACACGAGCTAGGCCGGAAGCTCACGCCCAAGGAGCGTCTAGACGCAGTGCGAGACGCTGGTGCACAGGTGGGTAGTCCCATGTTTTTCGGCGTTCTGATCATCACGCTGGTTTACCTGCCGATTCTCGCGCTGACAGGCATTGAAGGGAAAATGTTTCATCCCATGGCCATCACCGTCATGCTGGCTCTGGGGGGGGCCTTAGTTCTGGCTTTGACCCTGATGCCGGCTCTGTGTTCTCTCCTACTGACAGGGTCCATCAGTGAGAAAGATAACTTCCTGATGCGCTGGGCCAAAGCTGCCTACGCTCCCATGCTGCATGCGGCGTGGAGTGGGCGTTGGGGAGTCCTCGGAGGCGTCGCCGCATTGCTGGTGCTGACAGCCTGGACCTTCGTGGGTCTAAAGCAGGAATTTGTGCCCACGTTGAATGAAGGCTCCTGGACGGCCATGGTGTATCAACCAGCAAACACCAGCCTGAAAACTTCATTGGAGCGTTGCATCAAGACGCAACGCTATCTCGTGGATCAAGTCCCCGAAGTGACACGGACCTTCGCCCGAGTCGGCACCAGTGAGGTGGCCACAGATCCGATGTCCCCAGGGGAATACGACCTCTATATTTTTTACAAACCTCAGTCGGCGTGGAGGCAAGAAAACGGCAAACCTGTGTCTCGTGATCGCCTGGCGGAATTGATTCGCGAAGAACTCGCGCGAGAGGTCCCTGAGCAGGACTACGACTTTGCTCAGCCTATCCAAATGCGTTTCAATGAAATGCTGGAAGGCTCACGAGCAGATCTCGCCGTGCGCATCTTTGGAGATGACTACGATGTCATGGAAAAGATCGGTGAAGAGGTGAAATCCATCCTGGAGGGAATGACCGGCACGAACAATGCGGAATTCGAAACCCAGGGGCGCGTGCCAGTGATGGAAGTGCGCGCAGATCGGGCTGCCATGCTGAAATACAATGTCGAGGCCGGTGAGATCAACGCGGCCATTACGGGGGCCATGGCGGGGAATGTCACGGGCACCTTGATGGAGCATGATCGTCGCCGCAGCATTGTGGTGAGGCTTCCTGAAAATTTGCGCAACGATAGCCAAGTGATCAAGACCTTACCTGTGCGGACGCAAGACGGCTCATTGATCACTCTGGATCGCCTCGCCGACTTGGTGGAGGTGCCGCAGGTGGATGCCATCGGCCGTGAAGACGGTCACCGCCGAGTGGGTTTGAATGTGGACTTAGCTGGCGGCGTGGATGCGGAAGCTTACGTGACGGAAGCCCGATCTAAGATCGCTCAACAGGTGAAGCTACCGGAAGGGTATCGTGTCGATTTTGGTGGCCAGTTTGAGCATCTTCAGGAAGCGCGGGCACGCTTAGCCATTGTCGTGCCCTTGGCCCTGGCGCTGATCTTTGTCTTGATCCACGCTTCTTTCAAAAGTGTCGTTCAGACCCTGATCATTTACACGGGCATCCCGCTCGCAATCACGGGTGGGGTATTGGCTCTTTGGATGCGAGGCCTTCCGTTCAGCATCAGTGCCGCCATTGGCTTCATCGCCCTCTGCGGTGTGGCGGTGCTTAATGGGGTGGTGCTGATCAGTTGCTTCAATCAGCTTCGGAATGAAGGCCGAAATGCTGAGGAAGCTGTTCACGAAGGAAGCTTGCAGCGTTTACGCCCCGTCATGATGACGGCGTTGGTGGCCAGCCTCGGCTTTATCCCCATGGCCATCAGTGAAGGGGCAGGCGCCGAAGTTCAGCGGCCCCTCGCGACGGTCGTCATTGGCGGCATCGTCAGCAGTACCTTTCTCACCTTATTTCTGCTTCCCGTTCTTTATCGCTGGGGGGTGAAAGATCGTCCCGCGGAGACGCATCGCAAAGCCGGTCGTCCCGCCCAGAACGTGTCTCTGCTGCATGTGCAGCCTGTCTGA
- a CDS encoding YceI family protein has translation MKHPLFIWAGFCLAMALPAFADEVWQGSSVITFSGTSTLHDWEGKVSAKPFETRVSEDASGKPTRIQAEVVVDATQMDTAEPKRDENIRKAMKVTDYPLIRGSINAPVNAVAADGVTPTKLPLKLTLLGKTQNVEGTVTNWKRTNDKASFDLDFELSMKESGISVPSVLFFIRVGDAVKVHATVTLLQK, from the coding sequence ATGAAACATCCACTTTTCATCTGGGCTGGGTTTTGTCTCGCAATGGCTCTTCCTGCATTTGCGGATGAGGTATGGCAGGGATCGAGTGTCATCACCTTTTCAGGCACATCCACTCTGCATGATTGGGAAGGCAAGGTTTCTGCTAAGCCTTTTGAAACTCGCGTGAGTGAAGATGCTTCGGGCAAGCCGACGCGCATTCAAGCCGAGGTCGTTGTGGACGCGACTCAAATGGATACGGCTGAACCCAAGCGAGATGAAAACATCCGAAAGGCGATGAAAGTTACCGATTACCCGCTGATTCGAGGCAGCATCAACGCCCCGGTCAATGCGGTGGCGGCGGACGGTGTTACGCCGACGAAACTCCCTCTGAAGCTGACGCTGCTCGGCAAGACTCAAAATGTCGAGGGGACAGTTACAAACTGGAAAAGAACCAATGACAAAGCCTCCTTCGATCTCGATTTCGAACTCTCCATGAAAGAGAGCGGCATCAGTGTGCCCTCCGTCCTCTTTTTTATCCGTGTCGGTGATGCTGTGAAGGTGCATGCCACGGTGACTTTACTTCAAAAATAA
- a CDS encoding DUF4266 domain-containing protein, which translates to MKLRILFFAISALLLSNCTQKLVRVKPYERGNLAHSVMSPERDGLLTAMTQHAYFSREASFGGGGVGGGGCGCN; encoded by the coding sequence ATGAAACTCCGGATTCTATTTTTTGCGATCTCAGCACTATTGCTGAGTAATTGCACTCAAAAACTCGTGCGGGTGAAGCCCTACGAGCGCGGCAATCTCGCCCACTCCGTCATGAGTCCTGAACGGGATGGACTCCTTACTGCCATGACCCAACACGCCTATTTTTCCCGCGAAGCCAGTTTTGGAGGTGGGGGCGTGGGAGGTGGCGGCTGTGGTTGTAACTGA
- a CDS encoding TlpA disulfide reductase family protein yields the protein MKTYFKTMAFILMTASAGVSSSFAAEASVGAAMPSLGTLLPGSSLPKTSGKVVLVDFWASWCAPCKLSFVTLQRLHQKYASKGLVIIGVGVDEDAGKFQTFASKHPAGFTLVHDTQQSAAAYFNPPTMPSSYLVDKSGKIRFIHQGFRGEKTEAEYVHEIEQMLSE from the coding sequence ATGAAAACCTACTTTAAAACCATGGCCTTCATTCTCATGACAGCCAGTGCTGGAGTATCGTCCAGCTTTGCCGCAGAAGCCTCCGTTGGAGCAGCCATGCCCAGTCTCGGCACACTCCTGCCTGGATCCTCATTGCCTAAAACCAGCGGTAAGGTCGTGCTCGTGGATTTCTGGGCCTCCTGGTGTGCTCCATGCAAACTCTCGTTCGTTACCCTTCAGCGACTGCACCAAAAGTATGCTTCGAAGGGGCTAGTGATCATCGGGGTCGGCGTGGATGAAGATGCAGGCAAATTCCAGACGTTTGCTTCGAAGCATCCTGCGGGATTCACCTTGGTTCACGATACCCAGCAATCTGCGGCAGCTTACTTCAATCCGCCCACCATGCCCAGCAGCTACTTGGTCGATAAAAGCGGAAAGATACGGTTTATCCACCAAGGGTTCCGCGGTGAAAAGACTGAAGCCGAATACGTGCACGAGATCGAGCAGATGCTCTCCGAATGA
- a CDS encoding FAD:protein FMN transferase, producing MLKHVTQIPLQPDGRGVRSVQFKALGTACAIQFRCAVQRTALQFVADALGWLQAFEAKFSRFRPDSLVSQINVAAGESWVKIDSEMEQMLNMGDSMYRLTQGIMDPAMLPLIRVWDWKKVHERLPSDEEVKQALSLSKWEDVKRESGRIFLPRKGMGLDFGGFGKEYAVDQIVAIARKYEIEDLLVDLGRDIYATGGNGIHPFWHVGIQDGVQTERCIGGLAVSGYAVCASGDYARRFEHNGIRYGHILDRRTGWPVSHGLRAITVLGPNCLVAGIYSTCAFILGWREGLQFVENAPGVEACLQNEQGVIVSRHFMKHQVKAA from the coding sequence ATGTTGAAACACGTTACTCAGATCCCTCTCCAGCCGGATGGCCGCGGCGTGCGCAGTGTGCAGTTCAAAGCCTTGGGCACGGCGTGCGCCATTCAGTTTCGGTGCGCGGTTCAGCGCACAGCTCTGCAATTCGTGGCCGATGCGTTGGGTTGGTTGCAAGCCTTCGAGGCTAAGTTCTCGCGCTTTCGTCCCGACTCTCTGGTTTCTCAGATCAATGTGGCCGCAGGTGAAAGCTGGGTCAAAATCGATTCCGAGATGGAGCAGATGCTCAATATGGGCGACTCCATGTATCGCCTGACGCAAGGCATCATGGATCCTGCCATGCTGCCTCTGATCCGCGTTTGGGATTGGAAGAAAGTGCATGAGAGATTGCCCTCCGATGAGGAGGTCAAACAAGCGCTTTCCCTTTCGAAATGGGAAGACGTGAAGCGTGAATCCGGGCGTATTTTCCTGCCACGAAAAGGCATGGGCTTGGACTTCGGAGGCTTCGGCAAAGAGTATGCCGTGGATCAGATCGTGGCGATAGCCCGCAAGTATGAAATCGAAGATCTGCTGGTGGATCTGGGACGGGATATCTACGCCACGGGTGGGAATGGGATTCACCCCTTTTGGCATGTCGGGATTCAAGATGGTGTCCAAACAGAGCGATGCATCGGAGGTCTGGCCGTTTCCGGTTATGCTGTGTGTGCCTCAGGAGACTATGCCCGCCGCTTTGAGCATAACGGTATTCGTTATGGCCACATCTTGGATCGCCGCACGGGATGGCCTGTCAGTCATGGCCTTCGAGCCATTACCGTCCTGGGGCCTAATTGCCTTGTGGCGGGGATCTACTCCACTTGCGCCTTCATTCTGGGGTGGCGGGAGGGATTGCAGTTCGTGGAAAACGCTCCGGGCGTCGAGGCCTGCTTACAGAACGAGCAGGGAGTCATTGTCAGTCGTCACTTCATGAAACATCAAGTCAAAGCAGCCTAA
- a CDS encoding DUF3570 domain-containing protein, whose translation MRAPSSRRAFHRSRCALKKAGLNQSLALAPMLLPAVPLLAAEHLRSDISYQLYKEDDGRINVESWYFRGEMNLSEDTTFRYQFLRDAITGSSPTGALPGGTQPFLAEIEDVRNGVLGALSHKFGDHLVEVEFSRSKEHDYLSYGLSLSDRWEFNQKNTALSFGINYLDDQVAVYGLEDQKKRSYDFFVGLSQLLDKNTILSANLTIGYSEGYLNDPYKAIQRTDIVSVPDGLGGTIDIPTVNLYRENRPDSRLRGVLQLQGTHFFEKYQAALDCTLRFSADDYGVFSQMVQVEWRQSLWDRFEITPYIRYYRQNEANFFHNTLDEVSIANPAEYPNGRGPNYSSDYRLSSMQTLSLGLKLRFRISDNCFLWGAYERYEMSGWGSHQAPAEAYPSADIWTVGCTIQF comes from the coding sequence ATGCGTGCCCCATCCTCCCGTCGAGCCTTCCATCGCTCTCGCTGTGCTTTGAAAAAAGCAGGGCTTAATCAATCCTTGGCGCTTGCCCCCATGCTCTTGCCGGCAGTGCCTCTGCTGGCTGCTGAGCATCTGCGGTCAGACATCAGTTATCAGCTCTACAAAGAGGACGATGGCCGAATCAATGTGGAATCGTGGTACTTCCGTGGCGAGATGAATCTCTCGGAAGACACCACCTTCCGCTATCAGTTCCTGCGGGATGCCATCACAGGCTCTTCTCCCACAGGTGCTTTACCGGGCGGCACACAGCCTTTCTTGGCAGAGATCGAAGACGTGCGTAACGGGGTGCTAGGAGCATTGTCCCACAAGTTTGGTGATCACCTCGTCGAGGTGGAATTCTCTCGCAGCAAAGAACACGATTACCTCTCGTATGGACTCTCCTTGAGCGACCGTTGGGAATTCAATCAGAAGAACACGGCGCTGTCTTTTGGCATCAACTATCTCGATGACCAAGTGGCCGTCTATGGCCTCGAAGATCAGAAGAAAAGGAGTTACGACTTCTTTGTCGGCCTCAGTCAGTTGCTGGATAAAAACACCATCCTCTCGGCCAATCTCACCATCGGTTACAGCGAAGGTTATCTCAACGATCCGTACAAAGCCATCCAGCGCACAGACATCGTTTCCGTCCCCGATGGTCTGGGTGGAACCATTGATATACCCACCGTCAATCTATATCGGGAAAATCGCCCTGACAGCCGACTACGCGGAGTCTTGCAGCTCCAGGGCACGCACTTCTTTGAGAAGTATCAGGCGGCCTTGGACTGCACCCTGCGTTTTTCAGCCGACGACTACGGCGTCTTCTCACAGATGGTGCAGGTGGAGTGGCGACAAAGTCTTTGGGATCGATTTGAGATCACGCCTTACATCCGCTACTACCGTCAAAACGAGGCGAATTTCTTCCACAACACCCTGGATGAAGTCTCCATTGCGAATCCGGCCGAATATCCGAACGGACGTGGGCCTAACTATTCATCCGACTATCGTTTGTCCTCCATGCAGACGCTTAGTCTGGGACTGAAGCTGCGGTTTAGGATTAGCGACAACTGTTTCCTGTGGGGCGCCTATGAACGCTACGAAATGAGTGGCTGGGGCTCTCATCAAGCACCCGCTGAGGCATATCCCTCAGCGGACATCTGGACCGTCGGATGCACCATCCAATTCTGA
- a CDS encoding putative Ig domain-containing protein, with the protein MNIKSSLVRLKRRLSRCGSFLLLFQRTPAAQVILPEVNFLTSAGGMEAAKAVIATVVGLGAFDSVAGATSVTQVAPSAGSSTVPVTAGTNLSGVFQLVGGGGHTPASWSVASGTLPAGLTLNSVRGKTTTLTGTTTESGSRTVTIRAWENSNFSGRSAAGTFTIQVSAPPPAAIATQPSSTTINRDQTATLTVVATGSNPLTYQWYRGSSGDTSEPVGSNAASYTTQALSVTTDYWVKVTNSQNATGAHSNTATVTVRQPAEIAQGPAPVTISSGTTATLSVVATGDAPLTYQWYQEVPGSSAVPVGTNSSSFTTPTLLETTSYWVKVTNVANTDGAISNTAIVTVTASATPNIYTASTLPPAKTGAAYQVQIHAVGGLAPYAWSVSEGSLPVGLTLSPEGLLSGTPEVNGTSQFTIQVEDDDNQIDTRVFSLSASDLTIAVETLPVPVKGVQYSHALTGLGGTGDFTWSYVSGSLPVGISLGSDGILSGIPQAEGNASFRVRLTDGVDFSVEQDFALAVSATYLVPVVKPIIFVPATIGADFKAKVAAANYPTKFAIKNLPKGLKYNAVTGVITGRASIAGSFDVIVTASNKAGTSAPVHGSLEVQALDTHLVGTFAGVIERTDSVNSGLGGWISLTTTSTGGYTLKVTSALPGSGSKAAGATYAAKGFLAEEAPQVEAPLAGLPLQIIMDPETGDFSGSLGAAPIHGWHSTWTKSTPATAYEGYYSVALQEGVTVLAEAPPRPQGTGFATFTVSPLGVLKIAGKTADGETITAATFIDGEGDFGAYAPLYKKLGTLQGSMKLQTGVNSTEENRVTGDLTWLRPAITGRLYPLGFGPLNVVAEGGYLAPAKHKVILGLPAAGSVSVEFSGGGLDLSETDPNFSFDYSAAYQITPPLAVNNPGVAAISLAAATGKVAGKFTLTESTPLLKRPVAFQGQVVRLEDGSLKAVGYYLLPQIPEGSQKATATPILSGAVELIQPQP; encoded by the coding sequence ATGAACATCAAATCCAGCCTCGTCCGGCTTAAAAGACGTTTATCCCGGTGTGGATCCTTCCTGCTACTGTTTCAGCGCACACCAGCAGCTCAAGTCATTTTACCTGAGGTGAATTTCCTCACTTCAGCCGGAGGGATGGAGGCGGCGAAAGCCGTCATTGCTACCGTGGTGGGTCTTGGTGCATTTGATAGCGTTGCAGGTGCCACCTCGGTGACTCAAGTCGCTCCTTCCGCAGGCTCTTCGACGGTTCCAGTGACTGCGGGCACAAACCTTTCTGGTGTTTTTCAACTCGTCGGTGGCGGCGGTCATACGCCAGCCTCATGGTCGGTCGCCAGTGGCACCCTGCCCGCAGGCCTAACATTGAATAGCGTTCGGGGCAAGACAACGACGCTAACTGGCACCACGACGGAAAGCGGTAGCCGAACGGTGACGATTCGAGCGTGGGAGAATTCCAACTTTAGCGGTCGATCTGCTGCGGGCACCTTCACCATTCAGGTCTCCGCACCGCCGCCTGCGGCCATAGCCACGCAACCTTCGTCCACGACCATCAATCGAGACCAAACGGCTACTTTGACGGTTGTCGCGACTGGCAGCAATCCCCTCACCTACCAATGGTATCGAGGTTCCTCGGGAGACACTTCTGAGCCTGTCGGTTCCAATGCAGCTTCCTACACGACGCAGGCGTTGTCGGTGACGACAGACTACTGGGTTAAGGTCACGAACTCACAGAATGCCACAGGTGCCCATTCAAACACCGCGACCGTGACGGTCAGGCAACCTGCTGAAATCGCTCAAGGGCCTGCGCCCGTTACCATTTCGAGTGGCACCACGGCCACGCTATCAGTGGTGGCTACGGGAGATGCACCGTTGACGTATCAGTGGTATCAGGAGGTCCCAGGTTCATCAGCCGTTCCTGTGGGAACGAATTCATCCAGCTTTACGACACCCACTTTGTTGGAAACAACTAGCTATTGGGTGAAGGTCACCAACGTCGCCAATACGGATGGAGCGATCTCGAATACGGCCATCGTGACCGTGACAGCTTCTGCCACGCCGAACATCTATACAGCGTCCACCTTGCCTCCGGCGAAAACGGGCGCTGCCTATCAGGTGCAGATTCATGCCGTGGGAGGCTTAGCACCTTATGCTTGGTCGGTGTCAGAGGGCAGCCTGCCTGTAGGCCTGACGTTGAGTCCAGAAGGACTTCTATCAGGCACCCCAGAAGTCAATGGCACGAGCCAATTCACGATCCAAGTGGAAGACGACGACAATCAGATCGACACGCGTGTTTTCAGTCTCAGTGCCAGCGATCTCACCATTGCGGTAGAAACGCTGCCCGTCCCTGTCAAAGGGGTCCAATATTCTCATGCGTTGACTGGTCTGGGTGGGACAGGGGATTTCACGTGGTCGTACGTATCGGGCAGTTTACCCGTTGGCATCAGTTTGGGCAGTGATGGGATCCTGAGCGGGATTCCCCAAGCAGAGGGTAATGCTTCCTTCCGAGTGCGTCTCACCGATGGGGTGGACTTCTCGGTGGAGCAGGACTTTGCATTGGCTGTCTCTGCCACCTATTTGGTACCTGTGGTGAAACCCATCATCTTCGTGCCAGCGACCATCGGAGCCGATTTCAAGGCGAAGGTCGCAGCCGCCAACTATCCCACAAAGTTCGCCATCAAGAATCTGCCCAAAGGTTTGAAGTACAATGCCGTAACAGGGGTCATCACGGGCCGTGCGTCCATCGCCGGAAGCTTCGACGTGATTGTGACTGCCAGTAACAAAGCAGGCACGAGCGCTCCGGTTCACGGATCTCTGGAAGTCCAAGCTCTTGATACCCATTTGGTCGGCACTTTTGCCGGAGTCATTGAGCGGACCGACAGTGTCAACTCAGGCTTGGGCGGCTGGATCAGTCTAACAACGACCTCGACTGGAGGCTACACCTTGAAAGTGACCTCGGCACTGCCCGGCAGTGGATCAAAAGCAGCAGGAGCAACTTACGCAGCCAAAGGATTCCTGGCAGAAGAGGCGCCTCAGGTTGAGGCGCCTCTGGCTGGCTTACCATTGCAGATCATCATGGATCCAGAGACGGGGGACTTCAGTGGCTCCCTTGGTGCAGCACCCATTCACGGATGGCACTCTACTTGGACGAAAAGCACGCCTGCGACTGCTTATGAAGGCTATTACAGCGTGGCGTTGCAAGAGGGTGTGACCGTTCTCGCGGAAGCGCCTCCACGGCCTCAAGGCACGGGTTTTGCCACCTTCACGGTAAGTCCTCTCGGTGTGTTGAAAATCGCTGGAAAAACCGCAGACGGGGAGACGATCACAGCGGCCACTTTCATTGACGGTGAAGGGGATTTCGGGGCGTATGCTCCTCTCTATAAAAAGCTAGGCACGCTTCAAGGCTCCATGAAGCTGCAAACAGGAGTGAATAGCACCGAAGAGAATCGAGTGACGGGTGATCTCACTTGGCTACGGCCTGCGATAACGGGCCGCTTGTATCCGCTCGGATTTGGGCCCCTAAACGTCGTGGCAGAGGGAGGTTATCTGGCACCTGCGAAACACAAGGTTATCCTGGGTCTCCCTGCCGCAGGCTCGGTAAGTGTGGAGTTTTCCGGAGGTGGGTTGGATCTGTCAGAGACAGATCCGAACTTCAGCTTTGACTACTCGGCAGCCTATCAGATCACGCCGCCTCTTGCCGTGAATAACCCTGGGGTTGCCGCCATCAGCCTCGCTGCGGCTACGGGAAAGGTTGCGGGTAAGTTTACCCTGACTGAAAGCACCCCGCTCTTGAAACGGCCCGTTGCCTTCCAGGGACAGGTGGTGAGATTGGAAGATGGTTCGCTTAAAGCGGTCGGTTACTACCTGCTTCCACAGATCCCTGAAGGAAGTCAAAAAGCGACGGCGACACCGATCTTATCAGGAGCTGTCGAGCTCATTCAGCCTCAACCGTGA
- a CDS encoding TolC family protein encodes MKMFLSLMGACLVVAPAHAQTRDWTPQNLVQEALHKNPEIRFYEAEIEAARAGRLSAARLSDPVLSMETGAMSIAGQTDGAVWRAEIAQVFDFPGRLALRKAIADQDITLAELGLEQCKSQLGNQVRALAGDVVLLRRKEAAARSVQERLRSLIEVLVQRDTGAVSALLERRILEAALLTSTRTLTEAAKEADAASAGLAVLCGLAPEERLNLADADTAFPEARSLQTLKQQAAKTNFGLQQKRLEVAKQGLKVDLTKTERWGDITFGPYMAGQHAGGTQIEGGVVFSIPLPLWGKNKGQVAAEKARAQQAEALLAAALRDLERDLAVSRSAYVAELSALSQWRPESEKEFRDAATEADRHFRLGAVPAATYVEMQRGYLEAMDALIESRRSAWKHRMELERLIGSPMKADEGRSAKAVVQQN; translated from the coding sequence ATGAAAATGTTCCTGTCATTGATGGGGGCCTGCCTCGTGGTGGCGCCTGCCCATGCCCAAACCCGAGACTGGACACCGCAAAACCTAGTCCAGGAAGCTCTCCATAAGAATCCAGAAATCCGCTTCTATGAGGCAGAGATCGAAGCGGCCCGCGCAGGGCGGCTCTCCGCAGCTCGGCTGAGTGATCCTGTCCTCTCGATGGAAACGGGTGCCATGAGCATCGCAGGCCAGACAGACGGCGCTGTCTGGCGTGCCGAGATCGCGCAGGTCTTTGATTTTCCAGGTCGATTGGCGCTGCGTAAAGCGATCGCGGATCAGGACATCACTCTCGCTGAGCTGGGGCTTGAACAATGCAAATCACAGCTTGGCAATCAGGTGCGCGCTTTGGCAGGAGACGTGGTTCTACTGCGCCGGAAAGAAGCCGCTGCCAGGAGTGTGCAAGAGCGGCTGCGCAGTCTCATCGAAGTGCTGGTACAACGGGACACCGGGGCAGTCAGTGCCCTGCTGGAGAGACGCATTCTGGAAGCTGCTTTACTGACGAGCACTCGAACACTGACAGAAGCTGCGAAAGAAGCGGATGCGGCCTCGGCAGGGTTAGCGGTGCTCTGTGGGCTAGCTCCGGAAGAGCGTCTGAATTTAGCAGATGCAGACACTGCTTTTCCTGAAGCCAGGTCTTTGCAAACGCTCAAACAGCAAGCGGCGAAAACCAACTTCGGACTTCAGCAAAAAAGACTCGAAGTGGCCAAACAGGGCCTGAAAGTGGACCTCACAAAAACAGAGCGGTGGGGCGACATTACCTTTGGCCCCTACATGGCTGGCCAGCACGCAGGGGGCACTCAGATCGAAGGGGGGGTGGTTTTTTCCATTCCTCTCCCTCTCTGGGGTAAAAACAAAGGCCAGGTGGCCGCAGAAAAGGCGAGGGCTCAGCAAGCAGAAGCCCTCCTGGCCGCGGCACTCAGAGACTTAGAACGGGATCTAGCCGTCTCGCGCTCGGCCTATGTGGCTGAGTTGTCGGCTCTTTCTCAATGGCGGCCCGAGAGCGAAAAGGAATTCCGTGATGCAGCAACCGAAGCAGATCGCCACTTCCGTCTTGGTGCAGTCCCTGCGGCCACCTATGTGGAAATGCAGCGGGGCTACCTCGAGGCGATGGATGCGCTGATCGAATCCCGCCGCAGTGCGTGGAAGCACCGCATGGAGTTGGAGCGGCTCATCGGTAGTCCGATGAAAGCCGATGAGGGTCGGTCGGCCAAAGCAGTCGTCCAACAGAACTGA